A window of Garra rufa chromosome 6, GarRuf1.0, whole genome shotgun sequence genomic DNA:
GTAATGAAGACTGAAGATATTTTAGCGGAAATGTGACCAAAACTATTTAAGACCTATCGAAACGGAATTGAAGACTTTAAGACTTAAGGATCCACGGACACCCTGTAATTAGAaatttttaaatacttaaaaaaaaaaaattgacacaaaagacatttaatacattaataaagttgccaaaaatgccatcacaaaagtaaaaactaaattcccctgtaaatcactttaaggagtcataTATCACCTCGTAATGAGAAGGCatatttttgatcagattttgTGATTATTGATTAAAAGGTGCTCCTGAAATTGACCATGCTCCTATATTTAAGTTATGAGCACAAGTGCAGAGAAAAGTTTTTTGATCAATTATGTGTCTTCGTTTATGAAAATAACAAATATGCCAAAGTAGACCACAGCGAGAGACAGACACACACCTTCAGGTAGCTCTCCAGCTTTTTGCCGATAACTTTGTGGTTGAGGATGCTGCGCGCCACGGACAGACTGGACCTCTTGGACTGCTCCATCATGCCCTGAAACACACAAACACGGCTCACGAGATCAGACCAGCGTCTCCCAGCAGCTCAAAGCCTCTGATTCAGCTTGATGCGCGTCTGTACCTTGCGATTGTAGTTGTGATCGGATGATTTGAGGTGTTTCTGGATCAGCGCGTACTGCATGGGAATGAAGACGTCACACGCCGAGCAGTGAGCCGCCTCCACCTTCTTCATGAAGTGCTCCATGCCCAGATCTAGACAGGAAATGCCATCATGAGACCGTTTTCGTAATTGAACAGATCTACGTTTGAGGGAGAGTCCGTACCTCGTGTCAGATCCTGCTCTTTGAACACCTGACAGATGACGGTGCTGTGGTTGTCCATCTGACTCACTCGCTGCTCCGTCTTCTTGTACTTATTATTCAGATATTCCTGTCAAACACACAGATTGAACATGGCTGTTAGGACAGATCACTCAACTCAATGTAGTTAGCTTGTAGGTCAAGCGTCCGCACCTGCAGGAAGTCGGTGGTGGGCTTGGACAGCTGATTGGACAGAAACCTGAAGTGTTCCTTGTGGAACTTGCTCTCCAGATGAGCGACCATGTCCTCGCTGTAGAACGAGCGGAACTTGCAGATGGAGCAGGCGAACGTCATCCTGAGAAACCAGCAGAGAAACAGCCTCGTGAGTCAAACGCGCTCAGGAAACAACGCCAAACAACCTAACCTGTGAGCTGACACTTTGACCCCTGACCTTTCAAAGAAGCCCCTCCTCTTCCTGACTTTGGCCGCAATGGTCGGAGTCTTCTTCCCCTTGGCTTTGGCACTCTCATCCTGATTGGCTGGCGctggagagagagacagatacaCTGACTTTATAAGCAAACATTGTTTTTCAGCACCTCGGCATGAGCGTTGAAGAGCTATCCTCCTACAATCCAAGAGCTGAACTTCCCaaagtatttaatatttattacatatttaaaatgcacaggattaaaaaaacaacaacaacaaaaaaaatctgtacAGCTCAGTTCGCTAAGCCGAGCGGATTTTATGTTGCAGAAGAAACAAAACTCACCAGTGCTTTCTCCTCCATCTTCTGTTTTGGACTCCTGGAGAACAGAGAGAAATGTTATCAGTGTTTCTGGATAATTCATGACGCATTTCTGGATGTATTTATGACTACGACGGCATTTCAGCGCCACGTTAATAAACTaatctaagattatgagattaaagtcaaaatatttcaataatgagatacatgtgaggaatgaaagcTTAGATGCCACAGATGTTTTTGTGGAGTAGGGAGAATTTTCACAAATGGTCACGCCACATTAACGAACCTGAAACTCTCACActgtttgtatttcactataaaactgatTTTGAAATCTGAGCCTTTGGTTTTACAGTACAAATAACGAACGCCAATCGAAGACAGTAAATCATTTTTTCAAGCATACTGTCCCCGCGAGTATGACACAAGGTATGATTTCTGATATATATACTCTTCCTCAACACAGTAAGATGATGCAGCTGCTCGGATGCAACAATATTCAAATTAATTtcggtggcctggcaacttctcctggtgctctcaatccaggagcaataggctagaatatacactcaaaatataaGATGCAACTttaatttttcaagtttaaactctcaaaacatttcaactataCTCTTAAAACTTTTCAACCTGACTCTCGAAACTTTGACTtcactctcatagtatttcgactttattcttgaagaatttgaactttattctcgtaactctcaaaacatttcgactgtactcttgactttactctcaaaactttttgacttcactctggtagtattttgactttattcttataccATTTGACTGTGTTCTTTAACGTGGCACTATAACCGTGGACACAGATGACAAATGAATGTGAACGTACACCAGCAGTGGTCGCTTCCTCTGAGTCCTGCGCCTGTTCTCCTGCCGCAGCATCTGAAACACAACCACACTCATCAGCAATCACAGACCAATCGCAGATCAGCGGTTATCATAAGAAGCGCATGCACTCGTACCGGCAGCCGCCGCTTCCGCCGCAGTTTCGGTTTTGCCCATCTTGGACTCGGGCTCTTCGGCTGTGCTCGGAGTCTGTTTCCTCTTCTTCTGGCCGTCGCGCTGACCTTTCGCTTGCTGCCACGACAACACACACACGCAAATGAGATCTGAGGGCGTGTCGGTTTGTGTAGTGGTGAGGATTAACAGTGTTAGCTGAACTATCCTGACTGTGTGCCACTTTCCACAGCTAACCCCCTTGGTGTTTGTCAGTGTCTAACTGGGCTCAGAGACTGGGGGTGGCTTTCCTCAAGGGTTGGTGGAATGAATGCGCCTGACTGGGCCCTACGTGAGGGGTGAGCGCTGATCTCTCAGCCCCGCCCCCCACAGGGAGCGGGCGGTACTTACTCGGTTCAGGGGTCTCTTGCGGTTGTGCTGCCGGTTGGCCCTCGGGCCCCCTCCGAAGTTCCGCGCAGGGAAGTCCTGGGGCCCGCGCTGAGACTGGAAGGCCCCGCTGTCGGAGTACATGCGATGGGCCAGGAGCGAGGGCAGCTTTCCTCGCCCTGCGGGGGAGTGGCCTTGGCCTCCGCCCCGCCCACTTCCTCCGCCCCGCCCACTTCCTCCCCCCATGCCAGAGGCGGAGGAAGAGTCCTGCCTGCGGCCGAAGCCACGCCCCCCGGACGCTCTGCTCCTGCGCGGGGATCTCTGCCCCGCCCCCCAGCCGGAGCCCGAGAAGGCGGAGTCTCGAGTCGGCCGCATTTTGGCAGATCCGAAGGCGGAGCCGTCAAAGCCGCCGCCCCCTCCTGCTCCTCCCATGAGCCCAAAGCCCACGCCTCCGCGCTGGGCCATCATGTCGCCCCGGGAGTCGCTGTAACCGAAGCTACTGGATCTGTAGAGATCTCGGGGGGCGAGGGAGGCGGAGCGCGAGTCGAAAGACTCGTATTGGTCAAACCTGCAGAAGGAGGGAGGCGCAGAGCAAAGGTCAAGCAGGGACCGGCACAATCGGTCGTTGCCGGCTCGGGCGACCGCTTCATTTTGCAAACAAACTCATCACTCGGCGCTCATTCGTTCAAGCCCTTCTACAGCCCCGTTTCTCAGGTGCATTGTGGGAAGAGACAGGCTGTGGAAAAGCTTCAGAATGACAGTTGCACAGATGGACATATAAGGCAACAACACTGCACATTTGGCACAGGACTGAGCTGGAAACACTGAGATACGGGGACCTTCTGGGGTCTGTGAGGGCAGCGTTAGCATTATCTGTGACTGTAGAGTCAGATCTGATGGGGCCGTCTGGGGATCAAGACCAAACTGTTTTTTGTGCATTCAACTGGTCAGAAAAGAGTCACTATTTCTACACAATACTACTAACACAACATTCGTTCCGAATGCAAGAACTGAGCATAACTCTTGAAGGAAATAACTTTTCACAAATGAAAACAAGTCTGAGGGAAAGATGCACATAAGCGTAACATTGTTAAACATTACAGCAATGTAAAAATCTctgttttcaatgtgaatatctgttataatgtaattgattgctacattctcagcatcattactccagtcttcagtgtcacatgatccttcagaaatattctaACTTGCTGtttgagaaacatttctgattatcatcaaCGTTGAAAACAGAATAGTTTCGTGAAAACCGTCTCAGGATTCAGAGATGAAAGTTCTAAAGAGCAGCATTTccttgaaatataaatcttttacaACATTAGAAACATtttcagtcacttttgatcaattaaatgcatccgTGCTGAAGAAATATATTCATTTCCAATGTTTGAATGGAAGTCTGTCTTTTCAAAGCAATTTCCGCTAACAATTACAACCCACACAGACTGAACTTCTGTCCATCACAGCCTTGTTTTCCAAACATGACGTCTACCCCGATCACAGTCTATAAGACATCTTAAGTGTACTTGTGCAAGGACAAACTGAGGAGATCTGGAAGGTTTTAAAACCAGAAACTTAAAGCACTGATTTCTGCTTATAGATGAGCTGATGAAAAGATCTGAACGACTGAAGAGAGAGATAACATTAGCAGACCAACATAATCACAAAACAAACTTTACAACAAGCTGACGTCTAGTTCTCATCAAACCTTCCAGTCATAATGTGTTTAGCACTAATTATCACAAACAAACACTAAATAGCAGCCGAGTCATTTTGATCTGAACTCTAGACATCGCACATTTAAACATGTATACCATCAGAGATACGCGGCTAATGTTTCCCTGTGCCATATTTTCTGGTTTCCTCCCAACAAAATGAGTGCAGAAAGAAGCACAATATGCATTCAATGCCATAAACATAAGTTGCCATTCATTTCTCCATTTTTATGTATAACATCCGGCATTTACAGAGATGAAATCTGTACTAGATTTGAATCAGATGAGCGTTTGTTTGTGTTTGAGGTGATCATGGTTGTGTTTGAGGAGTGTGCTGTATAACTTGAGCGTGTGCGTGTCACCTTTCGCGAATGCTGCTCTTCATTCCTCCCTCCAGCTGCGTCAGCATGTCCAGACGCTGGTTGATTTTGGCGATAACGTCGTCTGCGTTGGAGCCGCTGGAGGACAGCAGAGATCCTCCGGACAGACCTCTCTTCATCCGATCGCTGGATCCGTATCCGCCTCCTCCGAACCCACCGCTGCTGCCAGACATGGAGTCTTTATATCCGTACAGGTCGTAATTGCCCGAACCTAAACGATAATGGGACCATCAGTATCTGCTGGATTAACAGATGTGAACATCAAAGCTGAACAGCTGGACAGACTCACCTCTGGATGATCCTCCTCCTCCACCTGATCCTCCCCATCCAGAGAAACCTGAAACCAGGCAAGTTTAATATTCGCACCCCATTCAGGCCTCTTTCACTCTTCCattaaagcctaatttcacatgcaaatcagcaaaatcatgtgaCTTGACTTTCATAGAACgagacgtgcttgatttattaatgtttctctgatgttgtgtttttaatagcgcctAAGAAAACTTGTGCTGTtctgtgtttgcgctcagagacggagcagatcaCGGACATGTAAAGATATCTTTAACTCAAGGTGTGCCTAAAccctcaaaaacacacaaaaataactCAAAATAAGGCGCTTAGCGATTATTCAAGTTAACCCTCGTCATTTCAAtctcatcttactaagacatTTTATTGGAGACATATAGGGCGACCACTGATATTTACATCATGTTATGCTGTACTGCTACAAAGATCTCATTGATTTGCATTACAAGCagcattttgcctttttttttttatttcctgaaTAAAACTGAGCTGTTTCCTCTCCATGGTCACACTATATCATCCTAAAAGCCTGAAAAAACACTACCTATACTACTAAAatacagcaacattttgaaatattttactatttaaaatgcttTCTATATCTATATCAATatcttttcaaatgtaatttattattgtgattaaagctgaatttttatcatcattactccagtcttcagtgtcacacgatcctccagaaatcattctaatattccgatttgctgctcaaaaaatttttattattgaaaacagcagagtagacttttttttgcaggtttctttgttgaatagaaagttcagaagaacagcatttatctgaaatagaaatattttgtgacattataaatgtctttatcatcacttttgatcaatttaaagcatcctcgctaaataaaaCTACTAATTTCTATCAATTATTTcctaaactaaaaaacaaaagcATACACAGACTCTaatcttttgaatggtttagtgTATGAAGCATTTTATATCCGAAAACATCACTGGagtaattataaaaatgtttgttttgctgtactttggctcaaataaactcagacttggtgagcagaagacagttcttaaaagaaaatttaaaaaaaaaactggtatgcacacatataattatataaatagttCAAACTTCCGtctcaaaaaccttttatttCAGTCTTGATTGTGTAACAGGCTTCTTACTGGCTACTCAGAGTCACGTGGTATAAGAGGGCGGGGCTTTCACACTCGAAAgaacatttgattggacagaagtgTATATAATTAGgcatattttactgtaaaaaaaacgtACACAAGCCACTAAACTACACTTTAGACGACAGTTCTCTTAATTAACTATAAACTCTGTACATTATCACTGATATGTTTTCTCCAGGTCAGTAAATCGCGACGATTAATCGAACAATAGAGCAGCAGAATGGACCCGGCAGCCATTTTACAACAACAAAACGACTCCATTTCACTTATTCCTACATTAAGAGGCCATTTAATGAAAATGTGGTGAGAAACGAAAGAGATTCTTCCCTTTTGACTCACTGACTAACGTTAGATTTCAGACGCTGAGCAATACAGTGATCCGTCACGTAATTCATTCAGAGAAAACTATAATTCACACACGTTTACTGTAGGATAAAGATTATTAGTTTGATAAACCGCTGATTAAAGAAGCGATGTGAGACTAGTTTGATGGTTTGCGTTAAATAAAATACGCATTCGTGAACGCGCTTCCGTCGGCAAACAATAGGGTTTCACATTCAGCACAACGGCAATCGATGAAATTacgctttaaaattaaaatactaacACAAAAATAGCATTGCTAATTGAtaaactctgttttaatggtttaaacAGTGTTTAATAAGTCTACGCCTTATTTTGACCTGCGCCATTTCGTGCACATACACATACCGAATCACGGAAGAATCACACTACAGGCCttaaacacaacaaaacacaatCCCAGCGAACAAAGACACTCTTGCATGAAATAAATAAAGAGTAAAACACTAACCTGAAGAATATCCTCGATCCATTCTGCCGCAGTTTTCCGTGTGTCTGTGATTGTGTGTGAGGCGCTCAGGCCACTATCAGGCCGCACTGACTCCGCCCACAAAGAGGTGTGGCTAAATGATCGACGTTTGACTGAACCAATGATCGACGTCCGACGGCGGAAGAACGCTATTTCCGTAACTCTTTCAAAACAAAAGTGTGTATTTCACTGTGTCTGGGATGAAACTGTCGAGTTTACAACATTTAGTAACAAACAGTCTGTGtgtagttttgtttatttgttttatccTGAAACAATGCATTTACGTAAATATAAAAGTCAAacgaaaaataattaatataaactGGTTTGGACGTACATTGACAGAAAATAGCTGTGGTTAAAATGTAACTTTCTTTGTGTAAGtctgcaaaaacaaacaaaccattcAACATCTGATCGTTTTTATTAAAATTCCAGATTGTAACAAAGCAAGTAGACATTTTTAACTCACAGAGCACCTTTCTATGAGATTATCCAATAGTTTCAAGCATATTTAAACAGACAAAAGAGCAATTCAGAGAATACAACATCATTTTTTGGTCCCCTTATATCTGAAACATACATTTTTCATCCGATAAATAAAGGCATATTAGTGTAACCACACTTCTTAAATACTAAACTGCAGCTCAACATCCCTAAATAGATACATAAAATATTTTGGCCTTATAAAATGACATATATTGTACATATCTCTGCGGAGAAGGCACTTTGATTTGCCTGTTAGTGTTTCGTAGAAACACACAAAGCTGAAATGCACGAAAACAATCTGTTTGGAGGCAGACAACCCAGAGAGGAAAAGAGAGAGAATGAGAAAAAACTAAATGAAGAATCAGCCCTGCTAAACCAGTAGTGTGAGTTTAGGTCGTACATGATTATAAAACCAGAGAGAATTGTGGGCCTTCATGGACCAGAGCCTGAGAGCGAACAGGAATCTGCTGATGATCCGAGGAGAGGAAAGATTTCAGCCGCTCAACGACGGACAGATTCTCTTGGCTGCCAGCTCCTCCACCGCAAATGTGTAATTATACTGCACAAAACCAAACCGTTATTAAAATCTGCTGATCTACACTGAAATCAACAAATCATCAGCacagattcaaaataaaagtcctccaGGAGGATGTTTCTAATAATTGTAAAAGAAACGAAGTGTTACAGACGCAGATAACCTCACCTCATTCTCAATGTCCTGCACTGATTTGATCCGGATGTCATTCAATGTGCTCACAGACACCTGACAGACACAACAGCAGGTTTCTTATTGGTTACTGTGATTGAACACTTGATTGTGATTGGCTAACGACAACATTATGTgatcacagacatttttaaaatcCCCCAATGAGTGATGCGGTGACCTCTGACCTTTGTGTTTGACTTAGAATCAAATTTTGGGTGTAGAGAAAAAGGAACTCCGTCCATCGCTGAGATCAAACATAAACAAGAGTGAGTCACGTGACCTACAATCGGTTGTTTGCAATCACGTGGTTCTGACGACTATAGGACTCCATTggaatcactagcagaaactcCAAATGCCTATGTTTTAAGTTGTTTATGGAAATTGGTCAAACCTAGAAATTTCATTTCTTATAGTGTATGAATATATGCTGCTCATAAGGAGGAAAACGCAAGAAAAACAGAGAAAAGTGTCTTGTAAATCTGCGTCTGCGGTCAGGAGGAGAGTGggataatgcttgtgtgtgcaaatggttaatTAATGctataataatattaagatataaacaaatatataaatagttaCAGGGTGAGACAGTGAGAATTCGCTTAATATCACACGTAGACAAGACTTTATGTTTGCGATTGATTACAAGGGAACCTTGTGAGACTGTCATGAATTGAAGTTAGTGACTATGAAAGCGATATTTGCTGGCTTTACGTGCTGCTAATGGGACCAACAGCCAAAGCCCTGAACTGTAGTAGTTTCAAGACTGACATATATCCTGCATCCTTCATATAAATGTGGGAATCACTTTCAAAATGGTTTGCAATCAGGCTTACTTCGCTTATATTTACTGCCTCGATGGCAGACAACTAT
This region includes:
- the akap8l gene encoding A-kinase anchor protein 8-like, translating into MDRGYSSGFSGWGGSGGGGGSSRGSGNYDLYGYKDSMSGSSGGFGGGGYGSSDRMKRGLSGGSLLSSSGSNADDVIAKINQRLDMLTQLEGGMKSSIRERFDQYESFDSRSASLAPRDLYRSSSFGYSDSRGDMMAQRGGVGFGLMGGAGGGGGFDGSAFGSAKMRPTRDSAFSGSGWGAGQRSPRRSRASGGRGFGRRQDSSSASGMGGGSGRGGGSGRGGGQGHSPAGRGKLPSLLAHRMYSDSGAFQSQRGPQDFPARNFGGGPRANRQHNRKRPLNRQAKGQRDGQKKRKQTPSTAEEPESKMGKTETAAEAAAADAAAGEQAQDSEEATTAGESKTEDGGESTAPANQDESAKAKGKKTPTIAAKVRKRRGFFERMTFACSICKFRSFYSEDMVAHLESKFHKEHFRFLSNQLSKPTTDFLQEYLNNKYKKTEQRVSQMDNHSTVICQVFKEQDLTRDLGMEHFMKKVEAAHCSACDVFIPMQYALIQKHLKSSDHNYNRKGMMEQSKRSSLSVARSILNHKVIGKKLESYLKGENPFNGNQDDQDPEDSMLMEVSEGDLANESLNESKQEEEGPVVEGVEGAEPVAEAVGNGEEHEEEVKMEMGGAAEEGEEAVEGEEGDEGEEGVEVGEEEAGQLGVDADADADADADADAGAAGDAEANAAPAE